ATTTGAGTACCGTCAGGAGGCCGACAAGGTTGCCGTAGACACGGCCTGTTTTACCGCGGACAAGTTCCGGAACGTCCGGATTCTTCTTCTGCGGCATAATGCTGCTGCCCGTACAGAACGCGTCATCCAGCTCAACGAAGCGGAATTCCGTGCTCGACCACAGGATCAGCTCTTCGCTCAGACGCGACAGGTGCATCATAATAATAGAAGCGTGGGAGAGGAACTCAAGGATGAAGTCGCGGTCGCTTACCGCATCCAGGCTGTTCTCGTATACGCGGTCGAACTTCAGTTGGCTAGCTACGAAATGGCGGTCGATCGGGAACGTTGTTCCCGCCAAAGCGCCAGCGCCCAGCGGCAGCATGTTGATGCGCTTGTAGCTGTCCTGCAGACGCTCCAGATCGCGGCCAAACATCGAAACGTACGCCATCAGATGATGAGCGAACAGAATCGGCTGCGCACGCTGCAAATGCGTGTAGCCCGGTACGATGGTATCGATGTTGGCTTTCGCTTGCTCGATCAGCGCGGATTGCAGCTTATGCAGCATGTCCACGAACTCAACGACGCGCTTGCGCAGGTACAAGTGCATGTCCGTTGCTACTTGGTCGTTACGGCTGCGGCCGGTGTGAAGCTTGCCGCCTACCGGGCCAACATCGTCGATCAGCGTTTTTTCGATATTCATATGAATGTCTTCATCGGAAATGGAGAACTCGATATCATTGCGTTTAATGCGCTGCAGCACGCGGTGCAGGCCGTCCTTGATCGCCTCTACGTCGTCCGCAGGCAAGATGCCTTGCTTGCCAAGCATCGTTACATGCGCCAGACTGCCTTGGATATCCTCTTCGGCAAGCTCTTTATCGAACATAATGGATGCCGTATATTCCTCTACCAATTGGTCGGTCTTTTTCGTAAACCGTCCGCCCCACAATTTGCTCACTTGGTACACTCCCTCCCGAAATTGCCATAAAGGCCGCTAGATGCATCGCACATAACGGCCTAGATGAATATTCGGTTATATTATTTCTTGCTTTGTTCTACGCCGGACGATACTTTCAGACGAAGAGCGTTCAGGCGGATAAAGCCAGTAGCGTCGCCTTGATCGTACGCTTGGGATGGATCAGCTTCCATTGTCGCGATATCCGGGTTGTACAAGCTCACCGGGCTCTTCACGCCGGCGCCGATCACATTACCTTTGTACAGCTTCAGGCGGACAACGCCCGTTACGTTCTTTTGCGACTCGGCTACAAGCGTTTGAAGCGCAAGACGCTCAGGCGCGAACCAGAAGCCGTTGTACACGAGCTGCGCGTATTTCGAGATCAGGGAGTCGCGAAGGTTCATAACCTCGCGGTCCATGGTCAGGGATTCCATTTTGCGGTGTGCCGTGAACAGGATTGTACCGCCCGGCGTCTCATACACGCCGCGGCTCTTCATGCCAACGAAGCGGTTTTCCACCATGTCCACGCGGCCTACGCCATGCTTGCCGCCTAGTTCGTTCAATTTATCCATCACTTGCAGCGGACTCAGCTGTTCGCCGTTGATCGCGATACAGTTGCCTGCTTCGAAAGTAAGCTCTACGTATTCCGCTTGATCCGGAGCTCTCTCCGGGGATACGCTCAGCACGTACATCTCTTCGTTGGACTCTGCGCTTGGATCGAACCAAGGATCCTCGAGCATGCCGGACTCAAAGCTGATGTGCAGCAGGTTGCGGTCCGTCGAGTAAGGCTTGGAAGCCGATGCGGTTACCGGAATGCCATGCTTCTCGGC
This region of Paenibacillus sp. JDR-2 genomic DNA includes:
- the argH gene encoding argininosuccinate lyase, with product MSKLWGGRFTKKTDQLVEEYTASIMFDKELAEEDIQGSLAHVTMLGKQGILPADDVEAIKDGLHRVLQRIKRNDIEFSISDEDIHMNIEKTLIDDVGPVGGKLHTGRSRNDQVATDMHLYLRKRVVEFVDMLHKLQSALIEQAKANIDTIVPGYTHLQRAQPILFAHHLMAYVSMFGRDLERLQDSYKRINMLPLGAGALAGTTFPIDRHFVASQLKFDRVYENSLDAVSDRDFILEFLSHASIIMMHLSRLSEELILWSSTEFRFVELDDAFCTGSSIMPQKKNPDVPELVRGKTGRVYGNLVGLLTVLKSLPLAYNKDMQEDKEGMFDTVKTMQGALQLFAPMIATMKVNKEQMRQAVNQDFSNATDIADFLVGKGLPFRQAHEVIGKTVLYCIEQNKYLLDLTLEEFKQFSQLFDDRIYNVLQPEQVVNARNVYGGTAKVQVEAAIARAEQVLEQTAAWVTEYAEKSR
- a CDS encoding argininosuccinate synthase produces the protein MAKEKIVLAYSGGLDTSIILKWLKETYDAEIIAFTADIGQKEELDGLEAKALATGASKVYIDDLRAEFASDFIFPMFQAAALYEGQYLLGTSIARPLIAKRMVEIARAEGATMIAHGATGKGNDQVRFELGVAALAPDIKVVAPWREERFREEFPGRAEMIAFAEKHGIPVTASASKPYSTDRNLLHISFESGMLEDPWFDPSAESNEEMYVLSVSPERAPDQAEYVELTFEAGNCIAINGEQLSPLQVMDKLNELGGKHGVGRVDMVENRFVGMKSRGVYETPGGTILFTAHRKMESLTMDREVMNLRDSLISKYAQLVYNGFWFAPERLALQTLVAESQKNVTGVVRLKLYKGNVIGAGVKSPVSLYNPDIATMEADPSQAYDQGDATGFIRLNALRLKVSSGVEQSKK